One window from the genome of Myxococcales bacterium encodes:
- a CDS encoding methyltransferase domain-containing protein encodes MTERDYVLGTHDDEVERLSLQHQVWRPIVLETWRQAGVARGHRVLDVGCGPGYATTDLAELVGPQGSVLGVERSERFANIARARAAGLGHRNIDVQLLDLMMDELPIAEFDAVWCRWVGIFVSSPATLVAKIARALKPGGVAIFHEYYDYGTWRVAPSKPALEEFTETVMRNWRGTGGDPNVARQLPCLLAENDMQIVAATPRLFCVRPGELRWQWPATFVRVNLARILELGQIDQAFADRANAEFNAAEQDSNTVLITPLVLEVVARH; translated from the coding sequence ATGACCGAACGCGACTACGTCTTAGGCACGCACGACGACGAGGTGGAGCGGCTTTCGCTGCAGCATCAAGTGTGGCGGCCGATCGTGCTCGAGACGTGGCGGCAGGCGGGCGTCGCGCGCGGCCACCGCGTGCTCGACGTCGGTTGTGGCCCGGGTTACGCGACGACCGACCTCGCCGAGTTGGTTGGTCCGCAAGGCAGCGTACTTGGCGTCGAACGCTCGGAGCGCTTCGCCAACATCGCGCGGGCGCGTGCCGCGGGGCTTGGTCATCGCAACATCGATGTGCAATTGCTCGATCTGATGATGGACGAGCTGCCCATCGCCGAGTTCGACGCGGTGTGGTGTCGCTGGGTTGGCATCTTTGTCTCATCGCCGGCGACCTTGGTGGCCAAGATCGCGCGTGCGCTAAAGCCCGGCGGCGTCGCAATCTTTCACGAATATTACGACTATGGCACGTGGCGGGTCGCCCCTTCCAAGCCCGCGCTCGAAGAGTTCACCGAAACCGTGATGCGCAATTGGCGCGGCACTGGTGGCGATCCTAACGTCGCGCGGCAGTTGCCGTGCTTGCTGGCTGAGAACGACATGCAAATCGTCGCCGCGACGCCGCGGCTATTTTGCGTCCGCCCGGGCGAGTTGCGCTGGCAGTGGCCCGCGACCTTTGTCCGCGTCAACCTCGCGCGCATCCTCGAACTTGGCCAGATTGATCAGGCCTTCGCCGACCGCGCCAATGCAGAATTCAACGCCGCCGAGCAGGACTCAAATACCGTCCTCATCACGCCGCTGGTGCTCGAAGTCGTCGCGCGGCACTAA